TCAGCTCGTGGAAGGGACCGACATCTCCATTGCCCCGGAAAAAGCGATTCGCCACGCCTGGTTGCCGCTGACGTTGGCAACCGCGACCACGTCGATCGGCTTGTGGACGCTGTGCTACAGCGAACTGGTGCCGATCCAGCTTTTCGGCTTTTATTCGGGCGTCGGCGTGGTGGTCAGCGCGCTGTTGCTGTTCTTTCACGTTCCGGCGGCGCTGCAGGTGTGGCCGCTGCACGAGTTTGCCCGGCAGGCCACGCTGCACCACCATGAAGAGCCCGATTCCAACTCGCTGGTGCGTGCGGTGAACGCGGTCTGGTATCGCATGGGAGAGTTTATCATCCGCCGCAACGGACTGGTGTCGGTCGTGTGCCTGGCGCTGCTCGCCGGGTGCGGTTGGGGGATGATCCACACCACGACCTCCGTGCATTTGATGCGGCTGTTTCCGCCCAACGCCAAAATCCTCGCCGACTACACCTGGCTGGAAAAACACCTGGGCGACCTGGTGCCGCTGGAGGTGGTGCTGGAAATCGACCCGAAGGTCTGCAAGCTCGACTTCCTGGAGAAAATGGAACTGGTCGAGCGCGTGCAAGAACGTCTGGAAGACACCGATGAGGTGGGCGGCGTGCTTTCGGCGGTGACCTTCGCCCCGCACTTGCCGAGGCCGGAGGATTATCGCACCGCCAAGCGAAACGTGTTCACCCACATGATCGGCGTTCGCGATCCCTACAAAGTCGCCCGCCGCGTAACGGCCAAGAAGCTGCTCGAGCATCGTGACGAGTACATCAAAGGCGATTATCTGGCCATTGAAGACGACGGCACCGAGCTGTGGCGGATCAGTGCCCGTGTGGGTGCTTTGAAAGACGTCGACTACGGCGACATCCTGACGGGCATCCGGCAGCATGTCGGACCCGTGCTGGAAGAAGAAGCGAAGAACGGCGTCGAAGGGATCAAGCCGATTTACACCGGTCTGGTGCCGCTGGTCTACAAGGCGCAGCGGTCGCTGTTGCAGGGGCTGATTTGGGGCTTTGTCAGCGACTTCGTGTTGATCACGATCGTCATGATGGTGACGGTCCGCGACCTGTCGGCCGGCCTGATCCTGGCGTTGCCCAGCATCTTTCCGGCGGTGATGATCTTCGGCTGCATGGGCTGGTTGGGCATTGTGGTCGATATCGGCACGGTGATGGCCCCCAGTGTCGCCTTGGGCGTGACGGTCGACGACGTGGTTCACTTCATGATTCAGTATCGCGGCGGCTTGAAGGCCGGGCTGAGCCGTCGCGAGTCGGTGATGCTGGCCTATAAAGGTTGCGCGCGGGCCATGTATCAAAGCTGGGGCGTGATCGGCCTGGGAATGTCGGTGTTTGCCCTCAGTCCGTTTACGCCGACGCAGCGTTTCGGCTATATGATGGTCACGCTGCTCACCTCCGCATTGATCGGCAACTTGCTCTTGCTGCCGTCGCTGTTGGCGGGACCGCTGGGTTCGCTCTTCGGCCGGCGCTATACGCGGAAGCAAATCGCTCCCCCCGGCAAGCCGCTCGATAAGGAACGCCCGGTGCCGGTGGGCATGCGGATGCACGCACCGGAGCCAGTCCACACGGATCATCTGCGCCGCGGGATTAACGCCTAAGTAGCCCGCTTGCTCCGCAAGCGGATGGACGTGCCTTTGGCGTGACGTTTTCGCCGACGGCAGATCCACCCAATTCGAAAGCCGCTCCGCTCACGGAGTGAGCGGACTACGTAAGCCTGTGCCCCGTTCTGCGATTCCAATCCTGATCCTCCTGGCCGGCCTGGCTTTGGCCCCGCTGGTCGGCTCGCCGCTGGGCCAGCAGAGGCCGGGCATCATCAAGATCGTGTCCAGCCTGCCGCGCACCGGAAGCGTCAAATCGCAGACCGACTCGATCGTGGGCGGCATCCGACTGGCCTTCGAAGAGGCCAATTGGCAGGCCGGTGGATTCCGCATCGAATACTTCGATTGGGACGATGCCACGGCCGCGGCGGGCCAATGGACGGCCGAAGCCGAGATCGCCAACGCTCAGCGAGCGGTGCTCGATCCCGACGTCATGATCTATATGGGCACGTACAATTCGGGCGCGGCGAAGATTTCGATGCCAACCCTTAACCGGGCCGGCCTGTTGATGATCAGCCCGATCAACACCTGGCCGGGACTGACCAAGCCCGGACGGGGCGACCCGGGCGAGCCAGACATCTATCGCCCCACCGGCCGCATTACGTTTGCCCGCGTCGTGCCCACCGACGATCTGCAAGGGCCGCTCGGCGCCGACTGGGCCCGCGATGTGGGTGCCCGTCGCGTCTTTATCCTCGACGACACGGAGGTTTATGGTCGAGGCATTGCCACGCTGTTCGACGAGCGCTGCCGCGAGATCGGCTTGACCGTGCTGGGCCACGAGAGCATCGACGCCAAGGCCCAGGAATTCAAGTCGCTGATGACCTCGATCAAGGCGCTCGGCCCCGACCTGGTGTACTTCGGCGGCACGACGCAATCGAAAGCCGGGCAA
Above is a window of Pirellulales bacterium DNA encoding:
- a CDS encoding MMPL family transporter — encoded protein: MKRSFYDRNAQKILLISAFLFFPTMIGALKALRSNKNDVAQWLPAQYEETTTFKWFREHFAGEQFILMSWDGCTLDADALRLMVAKLDPKHHPTKIDADGDGAEEVVAPKQDAHTIYFKEAITGGDLLERLTTEPISLSEDEALSRLKGTLIGPDGATTCVVLTLSDHGKDHMRDCVKLVRRTALEECNIPLDKLHMGGPPVDNVAIDEAGEQSLYRLAGFAALIGLAISWWCLRNWKLISIVFFAGIYGAAASLAIVHYSPLLIGQPPGWIAVNAILLTMPSLVYVATISGAIHLSNYYRDQLVEGTDISIAPEKAIRHAWLPLTLATATTSIGLWTLCYSELVPIQLFGFYSGVGVVVSALLLFFHVPAALQVWPLHEFARQATLHHHEEPDSNSLVRAVNAVWYRMGEFIIRRNGLVSVVCLALLAGCGWGMIHTTTSVHLMRLFPPNAKILADYTWLEKHLGDLVPLEVVLEIDPKVCKLDFLEKMELVERVQERLEDTDEVGGVLSAVTFAPHLPRPEDYRTAKRNVFTHMIGVRDPYKVARRVTAKKLLEHRDEYIKGDYLAIEDDGTELWRISARVGALKDVDYGDILTGIRQHVGPVLEEEAKNGVEGIKPIYTGLVPLVYKAQRSLLQGLIWGFVSDFVLITIVMMVTVRDLSAGLILALPSIFPAVMIFGCMGWLGIVVDIGTVMAPSVALGVTVDDVVHFMIQYRGGLKAGLSRRESVMLAYKGCARAMYQSWGVIGLGMSVFALSPFTPTQRFGYMMVTLLTSALIGNLLLLPSLLAGPLGSLFGRRYTRKQIAPPGKPLDKERPVPVGMRMHAPEPVHTDHLRRGINA
- a CDS encoding branched-chain amino acid ABC transporter substrate-binding protein, with the translated sequence MPRSAIPILILLAGLALAPLVGSPLGQQRPGIIKIVSSLPRTGSVKSQTDSIVGGIRLAFEEANWQAGGFRIEYFDWDDATAAAGQWTAEAEIANAQRAVLDPDVMIYMGTYNSGAAKISMPTLNRAGLLMISPINTWPGLTKPGRGDPGEPDIYRPTGRITFARVVPTDDLQGPLGADWARDVGARRVFILDDTEVYGRGIATLFDERCREIGLTVLGHESIDAKAQEFKSLMTSIKALGPDLVYFGGTTQSKAGQLAKDMVAVGLSCKLMVPDACMEEAFIRSAGADNLNGRCYVTFAGLPPRHLRGPGQKFVEKYQARYGILPEAYAIYGYEGAKVALAAIQRAGRKDRRAIIDACLSIRNFDRGALGVWSFDANGDSTLRTLSGSMVGHGRFEFVRVLQ